In a single window of the Anaerocolumna cellulosilytica genome:
- a CDS encoding ABC transporter ATP-binding protein: MEVVLRAEGIEKVYGKKELSVHALKSSSLEIWKGTFHAIIGKSGSGKSTLLHILGGLDKPSGGKVYLEGASMFDLRDKELAILRRRRIGFVFQAFNLLPEHTVLENILMPIHLDGKEIDQEYFGAVIEALGIKGKLNFYPDELSGGERQRVAIARALASKPAILLADEPTGNLDEKTGKEVLTLLKTSSEKFGQTIIMVTHDMEIAKNADRIITIADGHITSVVENRKEAEAKEGGVQ, from the coding sequence ATGGAAGTTGTTTTAAGAGCAGAAGGAATTGAAAAAGTTTATGGAAAAAAAGAATTATCAGTACATGCATTAAAATCTTCTAGCTTAGAAATCTGGAAGGGAACCTTTCATGCAATTATAGGTAAGAGCGGTTCCGGTAAATCTACACTTTTGCATATCTTGGGAGGACTTGATAAGCCTTCCGGCGGAAAAGTATATTTGGAAGGAGCCAGTATGTTTGACTTAAGAGACAAGGAGCTGGCAATTTTAAGACGCAGAAGAATTGGTTTTGTATTTCAGGCATTCAACCTCCTTCCGGAACATACAGTATTAGAAAATATATTAATGCCCATTCATTTGGATGGGAAAGAGATAGATCAGGAATACTTTGGTGCAGTAATAGAAGCCCTCGGAATTAAAGGAAAGCTTAACTTTTATCCGGATGAGTTATCAGGAGGAGAGCGTCAAAGAGTTGCCATCGCAAGAGCCCTGGCCTCCAAACCGGCTATTTTGCTTGCCGATGAACCAACCGGAAATCTGGATGAAAAAACCGGAAAAGAAGTACTTACGCTTTTGAAAACCTCATCAGAGAAGTTTGGACAGACGATTATAATGGTAACACATGATATGGAGATTGCAAAAAACGCCGACCGTATTATCACCATAGCTGATGGTCATATCACCTCCGTAGTAGAAAACAGAAAAGAGGCAGAGGCAAAAGAAGGCGGTGTACAATGA
- a CDS encoding NAD(P)H-dependent flavin oxidoreductase gives MYKPLKIGNLTAKLPIIQGGMGVGISLSSLAGAVAAEGGIGVISTAQIGFSEPDFKKNPLETNLRMVREHIKRARQIAPKGILGVNIMVATQNYARYVKEAIKSGIDLIISGAGLPTELPEIAKGTKTKLIPIVSSLKAASVIFRLWDKKNQTTPDALIIEGPKAGGHLGFLPEMLEGISDEAYDEEIKSIIDLTKDYGSRYGKHIPVIIAGGIKNKVDMEHYLKLGADGIQVATKFVTTEECDADIKYKQAYLDCKKEDIIIVKSPVGMPGRAIRNEFVNKTLEGPIPVRRCHNCIKSCNPVDTPYCITEALANAAVGNVEEALLFCGANAYLEQKIRTVKEVLSDFF, from the coding sequence ATGTATAAACCACTTAAAATAGGAAATTTGACTGCAAAGCTGCCTATAATACAGGGCGGTATGGGCGTAGGTATAAGTTTAAGCTCATTGGCTGGTGCAGTAGCCGCAGAAGGCGGAATCGGAGTTATATCCACAGCTCAAATCGGTTTTTCGGAGCCGGATTTTAAGAAAAATCCATTGGAAACGAATCTTCGAATGGTTAGAGAACATATTAAGAGAGCAAGACAAATTGCACCGAAAGGGATACTTGGTGTAAATATAATGGTAGCCACCCAGAATTATGCCAGATATGTAAAGGAAGCAATCAAAAGTGGTATTGACTTAATTATATCCGGTGCCGGACTTCCGACTGAGTTACCTGAAATCGCTAAAGGTACAAAAACAAAATTAATTCCCATTGTGTCTTCCTTAAAGGCAGCTAGTGTAATTTTCAGGCTTTGGGATAAGAAGAACCAAACCACACCGGATGCTTTAATTATAGAGGGGCCAAAGGCCGGAGGGCATTTGGGGTTTTTACCGGAAATGCTTGAAGGCATAAGCGATGAGGCTTATGACGAAGAAATAAAAAGTATTATAGACTTAACTAAGGATTATGGCAGCAGGTACGGTAAACATATTCCTGTAATTATAGCCGGAGGGATTAAGAATAAGGTAGATATGGAGCACTACCTTAAGCTTGGAGCAGACGGTATTCAGGTGGCTACAAAGTTTGTAACAACAGAAGAATGTGATGCGGACATAAAGTATAAGCAGGCATATTTAGACTGTAAAAAAGAGGATATTATTATAGTAAAAAGTCCGGTAGGCATGCCGGGGCGGGCAATACGAAATGAGTTTGTGAATAAAACCCTAGAAGGCCCCATACCTGTTAGACGCTGTCACAATTGTATAAAAAGCTGTAATCCAGTGGATACCCCATATTGCATTACGGAAGCACTTGCCAATGCCGCTGTAGGCAATGTAGAAGAGGCACTCTTATTTTGCGGTGCCAACGCATATCTGGAGCAAAAGATACGAACTGTGAAAGAAGTACTTTCGGATTTCTTTTAG
- a CDS encoding mechanosensitive ion channel family protein — translation MDYFKEVLLNKGLSDKVSGYLAGVIVIFLLLALVGVIQLIVKKVFLKILTHYINRNKFKWDNIMLNRKVFHRLADLIPAIIVNAFAPVFEQYSQSIRRLVMTYVFLVIVFIVNGVLDSVDDIYRTYAISKIRPIKGLLQIIKIIFYIIMGIVIMANLMGENPLVLLSGIGALTAVISLVFKDSILGFVAGIQLTSNQMLRIGDWIEMTKYGADGDVIEITLNTVKVQNFDKTIVTIPAYALVSDSFKNWRGMQEFGGRRIKRSLYIDMTSIGFCTEDMLKRFKKIQNLSDYIVKKEAEINNYNKKYRTEESMVNGRHLTNIGTFREYISCYLKSHSGINQDMTLMVRQLAPGEHGLPLEIYAFTKEVAWDYYEGVQSDIFDHLLAVAPEFGLRLFQYPTGYDIKSSVK, via the coding sequence ATGGATTATTTTAAAGAAGTACTATTAAATAAAGGGTTAAGTGATAAAGTATCCGGGTATCTGGCAGGGGTTATTGTGATTTTTTTATTATTGGCACTAGTAGGGGTAATACAGCTGATTGTAAAGAAAGTGTTTCTTAAGATTCTCACCCATTATATTAACCGCAACAAGTTCAAGTGGGATAATATTATGCTTAACCGCAAGGTATTTCACCGGTTAGCTGATTTAATACCGGCAATCATCGTGAACGCGTTTGCACCAGTCTTTGAGCAATATAGCCAAAGCATAAGAAGACTTGTTATGACTTATGTCTTTCTTGTTATTGTTTTTATCGTAAATGGTGTATTGGATTCTGTCGATGATATATACCGAACTTATGCCATCTCCAAAATCCGTCCGATAAAAGGACTTTTACAGATAATTAAGATTATCTTCTATATTATAATGGGAATTGTAATAATGGCTAACTTAATGGGTGAAAATCCTTTGGTGCTGTTAAGCGGTATAGGTGCTTTAACGGCTGTTATTTCCCTTGTATTCAAGGATTCTATCTTGGGCTTTGTAGCTGGGATTCAACTAACCTCCAACCAGATGTTAAGAATCGGTGACTGGATTGAAATGACAAAGTATGGTGCGGACGGAGATGTTATTGAAATTACCTTAAATACTGTAAAGGTACAAAATTTTGATAAAACCATAGTAACTATTCCTGCTTATGCACTTGTTTCAGACTCCTTTAAAAACTGGAGGGGAATGCAGGAGTTTGGAGGAAGGCGTATAAAACGTTCCCTTTATATTGACATGACAAGCATTGGGTTTTGTACCGAAGATATGCTAAAACGCTTTAAGAAGATACAGAATCTCTCTGACTATATTGTGAAAAAAGAAGCAGAAATTAACAATTATAATAAGAAATACAGAACCGAGGAATCCATGGTAAATGGCAGGCATTTGACCAACATCGGAACCTTTCGGGAGTACATTAGCTGTTACCTTAAAAGTCACTCCGGTATTAATCAGGACATGACGTTAATGGTTAGGCAGCTTGCACCGGGAGAACATGGGCTGCCGTTAGAAATATATGCTTTTACAAAAGAAGTAGCCTGGGATTATTATGAAGGAGTGCAGTCAGATATTTTTGACCATCTATTAGCGGTTGCGCCTGAATTCGGGCTTCGGTTATTCCAGTACCCTACTGGTTATGATATAAAATCTAGTGTAAAATAA
- a CDS encoding SulP family inorganic anion transporter — protein MLNQYVRDLKKEFTGYNTSKFMKDLLAGITVTAVALPLALAFGVSSGADAAAGLITAIVAGFFISALSGGYYQISGPTGAMAAILMSITASYHIQGVFIATLLAGILLLLAGVLHLGKITSWIPAPVITGFTSGIAIIIALGQVDNFFGVTSEGETAIARLISYFKLGFAPDYASVCLGIFVVLFMIFYPKKLSSIVPASLVAIILATMTSIVLQLDVKMVGEIPKTLLPKERLHLTDIHMQQIKGLFAPAVSIAMLGMIESLLCGASAGRMAKAAMNSDQELVAQGIGNIILPFFGGIPATAAIARTSVAIKSGAQTRLTGIFHAVGLLLAMFALGPFMSKIPLAALAGVLMVTAWRMNEWSAIQYIFSHKFTGAMLKFFITMAATVILDLTMAIVIGILVGLVLFIVRSTAIEITAEDIKPERIGMKDYTIENGCVIYVTGPMFFMTADTLNQKLKEIKEKNLVIFSLRGVPMADITSVGILLDFYKQAKTEGKQVVFSSLQPSVRRIFEQAGLVETAGEKTFYFSVDKVLKEMLVVNAKPVKA, from the coding sequence ATGTTGAATCAGTACGTAAGAGATTTAAAAAAGGAATTTACAGGGTATAATACTTCAAAGTTTATGAAGGATTTGCTGGCGGGAATTACTGTAACAGCAGTTGCCTTGCCTCTGGCACTGGCCTTTGGTGTATCCAGTGGTGCAGATGCGGCAGCAGGACTTATTACAGCCATTGTGGCAGGCTTTTTCATTAGTGCGCTGTCCGGGGGGTATTATCAGATATCCGGTCCAACCGGAGCTATGGCTGCGATTTTGATGTCCATAACAGCAAGTTATCACATACAGGGTGTTTTTATTGCTACCTTACTTGCAGGTATCCTTTTGCTGCTTGCAGGGGTTTTGCATTTGGGAAAGATTACTTCCTGGATTCCCGCACCGGTAATTACAGGTTTTACCTCCGGCATAGCCATTATTATAGCTCTTGGACAGGTAGATAATTTCTTTGGCGTTACCTCGGAAGGGGAAACTGCCATTGCAAGGCTCATAAGCTATTTTAAGCTTGGCTTTGCGCCGGATTATGCATCTGTGTGCCTTGGTATCTTCGTAGTACTGTTTATGATATTTTATCCGAAGAAATTAAGCAGTATAGTTCCGGCTTCACTGGTTGCCATTATACTTGCTACCATGACTTCTATTGTTTTACAGCTTGATGTAAAAATGGTTGGGGAGATACCAAAAACCCTTCTTCCCAAAGAGAGACTTCATCTTACAGACATTCATATGCAGCAGATAAAAGGATTGTTTGCTCCGGCGGTAAGTATTGCTATGCTTGGAATGATAGAGAGTTTATTATGTGGAGCTTCTGCAGGCCGAATGGCAAAGGCAGCCATGAATAGTGACCAGGAACTGGTGGCACAGGGAATCGGAAATATAATCCTGCCTTTCTTTGGAGGAATTCCTGCAACGGCAGCCATAGCAAGAACAAGTGTAGCCATTAAATCCGGTGCGCAGACACGTTTAACTGGTATCTTTCATGCAGTTGGTTTGCTTTTGGCTATGTTCGCGCTGGGGCCGTTTATGTCTAAAATACCGCTGGCAGCATTGGCAGGGGTGTTAATGGTTACCGCCTGGCGTATGAATGAATGGTCTGCCATTCAATATATATTTTCACATAAGTTTACAGGTGCCATGCTAAAGTTTTTTATTACAATGGCGGCAACCGTAATACTAGACTTAACGATGGCGATTGTTATAGGCATTTTGGTTGGACTTGTTTTATTTATAGTCAGAAGTACTGCAATAGAGATTACCGCTGAAGATATTAAGCCGGAGCGCATTGGTATGAAGGATTATACGATAGAGAACGGTTGTGTGATTTATGTTACGGGACCTATGTTTTTTATGACGGCAGATACTTTGAACCAGAAGTTAAAAGAAATCAAAGAGAAAAATCTTGTTATCTTCTCCTTGCGTGGAGTACCTATGGCAGATATAACCTCCGTAGGTATCTTGCTGGATTTTTATAAGCAGGCAAAAACAGAAGGGAAACAGGTAGTCTTTTCTTCCTTACAGCCTTCAGTAAGAAGGATCTTTGAGCAGGCAGGGCTTGTGGAAACAGCAGGTGAGAAAACTTTTTATTTTAGCGTGGATAAAGTATTAAAAGAGATGCTAGTAGTAAATGCAAAGCCTGTAAAGGCATAA
- a CDS encoding glycoside hydrolase family 43 protein, which yields MKSKDINIRDPFVLVYDGKYYLYGTRGATAWGLADGFDVYVGTDLENWSEPIEIFHNNGDFWADRNYWAPEVHYFNGEFYLFATFKSETSRRGTQILKASSPVGPFQVHSDGPVTPGDWECIDGTFYLDQNGTPYMIFCHEHRQVIDGSMCIMELMQDLKKADSEPVEIFKASSAPWVVPLADNHYITDGPFMYRCKDGALLMIWSSFGSEGYTEAIARSDNGEITGNWIHEPELLFKKDGGHGMIFKSLEGDLFLTLHSPNETLEERPCFYRLRDENNTLTSLSRLS from the coding sequence ATGAAAAGTAAAGACATAAATATACGTGATCCATTCGTGCTGGTATATGATGGAAAATACTATTTGTATGGAACCAGAGGTGCAACAGCCTGGGGGCTTGCAGATGGTTTTGATGTATATGTGGGAACAGACCTAGAAAACTGGAGTGAGCCGATAGAAATCTTTCATAATAACGGAGATTTTTGGGCAGACAGAAATTATTGGGCACCGGAGGTTCACTATTTTAACGGTGAATTTTATCTATTTGCAACGTTTAAATCAGAAACCAGCAGAAGGGGAACCCAGATATTAAAAGCTTCAAGTCCCGTTGGACCGTTTCAGGTACACAGTGACGGACCGGTTACACCTGGGGATTGGGAATGTATAGATGGTACCTTTTATTTGGATCAGAACGGAACACCTTATATGATTTTTTGTCACGAACACAGACAGGTAATAGACGGAAGCATGTGTATTATGGAATTGATGCAGGATTTAAAGAAAGCGGACAGCGAGCCTGTGGAAATCTTTAAAGCATCATCAGCACCCTGGGTGGTACCGTTAGCAGATAACCATTATATTACCGATGGTCCGTTTATGTACCGCTGTAAGGACGGAGCTTTGCTGATGATTTGGTCAAGTTTTGGGAGCGAAGGCTACACAGAGGCTATTGCAAGATCTGATAACGGCGAAATAACAGGTAACTGGATTCATGAACCGGAACTGCTGTTTAAAAAAGATGGTGGTCACGGTATGATTTTTAAAAGTCTTGAAGGAGATTTGTTTTTAACACTACACTCACCAAATGAGACGTTAGAAGAAAGACCTTGTTTTTACCGGTTAAGAGATGAGAATAATACTCTTACATCTTTATCCAGACTTTCTTAA
- a CDS encoding glycoside hydrolase family 28 protein has translation MIYNIVEFGAIGDGITNDSAAVQNAIDTCHGNGGGRVYVPGGKVFKVGSILLKSYVELHLAAGSVLKASDNLEDFLPVEPGMEVNSNTGVPSYINCEYNGKPFHYFIYGKDAEYVSITGSGKIDGTEEVFHGEEGTYHIEGTYYPRIPMVLFENISQLTVKGVTMSKCGFWTLHMAGCQDVLIDGIRIINSLKMANSDGIDPDHCKNVRIVNCHIECADDCIVFKNTAGYEKYGSCENIVVTGCTLISTSAAIKFGTESVSDFRNIIVDNCNISRSNRGISLQLRDRGNIENVIFSNINIETRRFSEQWWGRAEPIYVTAIDRKAGVKAGHIKNVTFKNINCKSENGIFISGSKDNYIEDINFENIRLNLLKSSKWPVDSYDIRPCDGMGILKGKVHGVYLDYAKEISFKKIKVTIDASMEESVDKKVEVRQVESLVFEEA, from the coding sequence ATGATTTATAATATAGTAGAATTTGGTGCTATTGGTGATGGCATCACCAATGATTCCGCAGCAGTACAAAATGCAATTGATACTTGTCATGGGAATGGCGGAGGCAGGGTATACGTGCCCGGTGGTAAAGTGTTTAAGGTTGGTTCTATTTTATTAAAATCCTATGTGGAGCTTCATCTGGCAGCAGGTTCTGTATTAAAAGCCAGTGATAATCTTGAGGATTTTCTGCCCGTTGAGCCGGGAATGGAAGTAAACAGTAACACAGGAGTTCCTTCCTATATCAATTGTGAATATAACGGAAAACCGTTTCATTACTTTATCTATGGTAAGGATGCAGAGTACGTAAGTATAACCGGTTCTGGCAAGATTGACGGAACGGAGGAAGTTTTCCATGGAGAAGAGGGTACCTATCATATAGAAGGTACCTATTATCCAAGAATTCCAATGGTATTATTTGAAAACATCAGCCAATTAACCGTTAAAGGTGTTACTATGTCAAAATGCGGTTTTTGGACGCTGCATATGGCAGGCTGCCAGGATGTACTAATTGATGGTATTCGTATTATAAATAGCTTAAAGATGGCTAACTCTGACGGTATTGACCCAGATCATTGTAAAAATGTTAGAATCGTCAACTGCCATATCGAATGTGCAGATGACTGTATTGTATTTAAGAATACAGCGGGCTATGAAAAGTATGGCTCCTGCGAGAATATTGTGGTAACCGGCTGTACATTAATTTCTACCAGTGCTGCAATCAAGTTCGGAACGGAAAGTGTTAGTGACTTCAGAAATATTATTGTGGATAACTGTAATATCAGCAGAAGTAACCGTGGAATATCTTTACAGCTTAGAGATAGAGGAAATATTGAAAATGTCATTTTCTCTAATATCAACATTGAAACCAGAAGATTCTCTGAACAATGGTGGGGAAGGGCAGAACCTATTTATGTAACTGCGATTGACCGTAAGGCAGGTGTAAAAGCGGGACATATTAAAAATGTAACCTTTAAGAATATCAACTGTAAGAGTGAAAATGGTATCTTTATATCCGGCAGTAAAGATAATTATATCGAAGACATTAATTTTGAAAATATTCGTCTTAACCTTTTAAAGTCCTCCAAATGGCCGGTGGACAGCTATGATATTCGTCCTTGTGATGGAATGGGTATTTTAAAAGGAAAAGTACATGGCGTATATTTAGATTATGCAAAAGAAATTAGCTTTAAGAAGATAAAAGTTACGATAGATGCATCCATGGAAGAATCTGTAGATAAGAAAGTAGAAGTAAGACAGGTTGAAAGCTTGGTATTCGAAGAAGCATAG
- a CDS encoding MFS transporter yields MKKKSILFISFMVIMIVMGASDSLRGVFSLVFEQHFALSTFEVSLIVTISYIGNLVFLFFGGSFVDRYNKKKVFLTVLLLWMCGALLFVLTDNFYLLLFGMFLCMGTSTLINTTINILVPVVFAASPGLIVNVLFFVQGIGTSTSQNVAGRFATGFSVWKWVNTILLLLAVLGMILLCHSEIPDVKKEEKEKVSLKSILNQPAFIFLIVIFGFYFIAEHGILNWLVLYGTKELKLSTKGAAGYLSVFFGGITVGRLIFAPVVQKLGPKNSILVFGNIGMVFYALGIVLGGRAIALLSISGLSISIVYPTLLLLIQNYFKKDRAATATGVIISVATIFDIVFNMVFGSLTDKIGLKYSFYILPVSIIGFSIIYFLFTRTVKETANE; encoded by the coding sequence ATGAAGAAAAAGAGTATTCTGTTTATAAGTTTTATGGTCATAATGATTGTCATGGGTGCCAGTGACAGCTTAAGAGGTGTGTTCTCGCTGGTATTTGAACAGCATTTTGCATTATCAACTTTTGAAGTATCTTTAATCGTCACCATAAGCTATATAGGCAATTTAGTATTTTTATTTTTTGGAGGCTCCTTTGTAGACCGTTACAATAAGAAAAAAGTATTTTTAACAGTGTTGCTTCTCTGGATGTGCGGCGCATTGCTGTTCGTGTTAACAGATAATTTTTATCTATTGTTATTTGGGATGTTTTTATGTATGGGTACCTCAACCTTAATTAACACCACTATAAATATATTGGTTCCGGTGGTATTTGCAGCCTCTCCCGGTTTAATTGTAAATGTATTGTTCTTCGTACAGGGAATCGGAACCAGTACAAGCCAGAATGTGGCGGGACGCTTTGCTACAGGCTTTAGTGTCTGGAAGTGGGTGAATACTATCTTATTACTGCTTGCAGTACTTGGAATGATACTGCTTTGTCACTCTGAGATTCCGGATGTGAAAAAAGAAGAAAAAGAAAAGGTATCCTTAAAAAGTATTTTAAATCAGCCGGCTTTTATATTTCTTATCGTAATTTTTGGTTTTTACTTTATAGCTGAGCATGGAATCTTAAACTGGCTGGTGTTGTATGGTACGAAAGAATTAAAGCTGTCTACAAAAGGAGCAGCAGGATACTTGTCTGTTTTCTTTGGGGGAATTACGGTTGGTCGCTTGATTTTTGCTCCTGTAGTGCAAAAGTTAGGTCCTAAGAATAGCATACTGGTTTTCGGGAATATCGGAATGGTTTTCTATGCTCTTGGTATAGTTTTAGGGGGCAGAGCCATCGCACTTTTAAGTATTTCAGGCTTAAGTATTTCTATTGTTTATCCGACCCTCCTGCTCTTAATACAGAATTATTTTAAAAAGGACAGGGCAGCAACAGCTACGGGTGTAATCATCAGTGTAGCAACCATTTTTGACATTGTTTTTAATATGGTATTTGGAAGTTTAACTGATAAAATTGGCTTGAAATATTCTTTTTATATTCTGCCGGTTAGTATAATTGGTTTTAGTATAATCTATTTTCTATTTACCAGAACTGTAAAGGAAACGGCAAACGAATAA
- the bglB gene encoding beta-galactosidase BglB produces the protein MLKDTNVKIQENLDRLVKSFQKVLYEDDTIFLENMKDKNLAGDDISKYQFWEWTQGVGLYGLWKLFEQTKNQEYLNILLKYYKERIETGLPSKNINTCAPMLALSYVAEHTENEEFLKLCQEWAEWIMTGLPKTKEGGFQHITSDTLNEQELWDDTLVMTVLFLANYGRITNNKTYIEEAKYQFLIHIKYLTDKNTGLWYHGWTFNGNHNFTKALWGRGNCWATIAIPEFLNMIPCETSFRKFLTAALTFQIEGLAKYQEENGMWHTLIDDSDSYVETSATCGFAYGILRSVHLGLVDKSYEACALKALEPVLGYITEDGIVNQVSYGTAMGRDTKQFYKDIEIKSMPYGQALAILFLMETQVAK, from the coding sequence ATGCTTAAGGACACAAATGTAAAAATACAAGAGAATCTTGACCGGTTAGTAAAAAGTTTTCAGAAAGTTTTATATGAAGATGATACAATTTTTCTGGAAAATATGAAGGATAAAAACCTAGCCGGTGACGATATCTCCAAATACCAATTCTGGGAATGGACACAGGGTGTAGGCCTGTATGGATTATGGAAGCTGTTTGAGCAGACAAAGAACCAGGAATATCTTAATATACTTTTAAAATATTACAAAGAACGGATTGAAACCGGACTGCCTTCTAAGAATATCAATACCTGTGCACCCATGCTGGCTTTATCCTACGTAGCGGAACATACAGAAAATGAAGAATTCTTAAAGCTGTGTCAGGAATGGGCAGAGTGGATTATGACAGGACTTCCAAAGACAAAGGAAGGCGGTTTCCAGCATATCACATCCGATACCTTAAATGAACAGGAACTTTGGGATGATACGTTAGTTATGACAGTGCTCTTTTTAGCAAACTACGGAAGAATAACGAATAACAAAACATACATTGAAGAAGCAAAATATCAGTTTTTAATACATATTAAATATTTAACTGATAAAAATACGGGTTTATGGTATCACGGATGGACCTTTAATGGCAATCACAACTTTACAAAGGCACTTTGGGGAAGAGGAAATTGCTGGGCAACGATAGCAATACCAGAGTTTTTGAACATGATACCTTGTGAAACAAGCTTTCGGAAATTCCTGACAGCAGCACTTACCTTCCAAATTGAAGGCTTGGCTAAATACCAGGAAGAAAACGGTATGTGGCATACCCTAATTGATGATTCTGATTCCTATGTAGAAACGAGTGCAACTTGCGGTTTTGCATACGGTATATTGCGTTCCGTGCATTTAGGATTGGTGGATAAATCCTATGAAGCCTGTGCCTTAAAGGCATTAGAACCGGTGTTAGGTTACATAACAGAGGATGGAATCGTAAACCAGGTTTCCTATGGAACGGCTATGGGAAGAGACACTAAGCAGTTCTATAAAGACATTGAAATAAAATCTATGCCTTATGGACAGGCATTAGCAATTTTATTTCTTATGGAAACCCAAGTTGCTAAATAG
- a CDS encoding AraC family transcriptional regulator, with the protein MLLNDLVLYEREHITEINEQGNPFYYFIDYDERSYNINMEFQHFHQFYELCILLDNAADHLIEGDIYDLQFGDIVALRPSLLHKTQYPHGSAKKRIIINFTFPMDVPGIAEDYRTLLSIFDKPIPIYRFEGKYKTEIFEILNDIFRLTKTKSSIGNLLIHTKFVEFLTKIYQNREQNVYVVHSSKDNLTSKIYSITSYIHEHYTEDLSLEFLAKYFYISTYYLSHQFKKITGFTLNSYIQMTRIRNAQQLLLSTDMKITEISDACGFSSFSQFNRTFNKYCNTSPSKFKSNKGGKAMLSYARSE; encoded by the coding sequence ATGCTGCTTAATGACTTAGTTTTATACGAAAGAGAACATATTACCGAAATTAATGAGCAGGGCAACCCCTTTTATTATTTTATTGATTATGATGAGCGTTCCTACAATATAAATATGGAATTCCAGCATTTTCATCAGTTCTATGAGCTGTGTATACTTTTAGATAACGCCGCAGACCATCTGATTGAAGGTGATATTTATGACCTTCAATTCGGTGATATCGTAGCTCTTAGGCCATCCTTACTTCACAAAACCCAGTACCCACATGGATCCGCAAAAAAACGCATCATTATAAACTTTACCTTTCCTATGGATGTACCTGGGATAGCAGAGGATTACAGGACCCTATTGTCAATCTTTGATAAGCCTATTCCTATCTATCGCTTTGAAGGAAAATACAAAACCGAAATATTTGAAATTCTAAATGATATATTCCGCCTCACAAAGACAAAAAGTTCCATCGGTAACCTGTTAATCCATACCAAGTTTGTGGAATTTCTTACTAAAATATATCAAAACCGGGAACAAAACGTGTATGTTGTACATTCTTCCAAGGATAACCTGACCAGTAAAATATACTCCATTACCTCTTATATCCATGAACATTATACAGAGGATTTATCCTTAGAGTTTCTTGCAAAGTACTTTTATATCAGCACCTATTACCTGTCACATCAGTTTAAAAAAATAACTGGTTTTACTCTAAACAGTTACATTCAGATGACAAGAATTCGCAATGCCCAGCAGCTTTTATTATCAACGGATATGAAAATAACCGAAATATCTGATGCCTGCGGTTTCTCTAGTTTTTCACAGTTTAACAGAACATTTAATAAGTACTGTAATACATCACCCTCTAAATTTAAATCCAATAAAGGCGGCAAGGCCATGCTATCCTATGCCCGCTCAGAATAA